The nucleotide sequence ATTTAGGGCGCGCAGGGTGATTTTGTGCGGAATCGCAGAGCATTCGTCAAGAGATTTGTTAGTACGCGATGTATCTTACGATATATCCCGGTCTACCTGAGGtcaatggacacacacatacacacacacacatatctatatatatatatacacacatatgtatgtgtatgtatacgcgcacgctcgtgtgagtgagtgattgtatgtgttttattataAATTGTATCAGTTAATTTGCTGTGACTGTCTTGCTAATAtctcatatctgtatatgtgtataccttATTCCATAATTCATATATTTCACTTATGATGAGATCATATCTTTATTAAACGACGGATGTCATGTCACTGCAGATCCACCTGGAGGACCTGCGCGACCCAGAGCTGGGCGAGGCCGAGAAGAGGGACGTCGCTGCAGCCTACCTGGACGTGCTGGCCGGGCTGGAGGCGAGCGGCTTCAGCCTGGCTGCCTTTACCCCCAACATCAGGAACCCCGAGGCGTGCGCGCTCGCCGGAGTTTCCGTTCCCTGCTACGCTGAGGTCCTGTGGCTGAGGCAGTGATCTGCGATTGCGATTCGGTTAGAACAATGCTGACTGCGGCTGTGATCAATCAGGTGCAtttgcacacacggacacacacacacacacacacacacacacacacacgcacgcacgcacgcacgcacgcacgcacacacacacacacgcacgcacacacacacacgcacacacacacacacacgcacacacacgcacacgcacacgcacacgcacacgcacacacacacac is from Penaeus chinensis breed Huanghai No. 1 chromosome 36, ASM1920278v2, whole genome shotgun sequence and encodes:
- the LOC125044626 gene encoding uncharacterized protein LOC125044626, translated to MLGHDKSRRLHYLKVDIEGAEWDVLAQAVKKGWLDEVQQLAVEIHLEDLRDPELGEAEKRDVAAAYLDVLAGLEASGFSLAAFTPNIRNPEACALAGVSVPCYAEVLWLRQ